The DNA sequence GGTGGCAAAGCCCTCTACCCCTCTTCTATTTTAATGGGAGCGATTCCGGCAAAAGTGGCAGGTGTTAAGAAAATCAACCTGATTACGCCACCCTCCAAAACAGGAGAATTTCATCCGGCTTTAATCTATGCAGCCAAACTGGCCGGTGTAGACACTATATATACAGTCGGAGGTGCTCAGGCAATAGCAGCCGTAGCCTACGGGACAGAGACTGTAGAAAAATCCGAATTTGTTGTGGGCCCGGGCAATCGCTATGTGACGGCAGCCAAAACGTATCTGGCGGGTTCCGGTCAAATTGGCATTGAAAGCCCGGCAGGCCCCAGTGAAGTTTTAATTATCGCCGATGATTCGGCAAGACCTGAGTGGATAGCCTGTGATATGTTATCCCAGGCAGAACACGGAGAGGACTCCCCTGCTATTCTGGTAACCGATTCAGAAGACCTGGCTCATAAGGTTTCTGTGGCCTTAGAAGACGCCTTAAGTAGAAGACCCAAACGAAAAGAAATGAAAGAGAAAGCCATCCGGGATCAGGGTCGAATATTCGTATTTCCGAATATAGAAGAATGTATAGAGTTTTCCAATCTCTATGCCCCCGAACACTTAGAAATAATGACCCGAAACTATCGTAAAGACTTTGAGAAAGTTGAACATGCCGGTTCGGTCTTTTTAGGTCCTTATTCCCCGGTTGCCATGGGAGACTATATCAGCGGAACCAATCATATCCTGCCTACAGCCGGTGGAAGCCGAATTTACTCTTCTTTGGGAGTCGATACCTTTTTAAAACGTGTCACCTATCAAGAGATAAACCGGGAATCTTTAAAAGATCTATATCCTCATGTTAAGGTTCTTTCCGAATTGGAAGGATTGGATGAAGAACACGGAACCTCCGTATATTTAAGAACTATATAATATACTACTATGGAAATACTTCGAACCAGACAAGAATTACGAAACTATATAAAGAATCAGAAAAGAAAAGGAAAGACCATAGGTTTTGTGCCGACTATGGGCTTTTTACATGAAGGGCATATTACCCTATTTAAAGAATCTGTAAAAAAGTCGGACGTATCTATTGCATCTATCTTTGTAAATCCGACCCAATTTAATAATCCGGAAGATTTTGAAAAGTATCCCCGAAACGAAGAAGAAGACTGTAAAAAAGCGAAAGAAGCAGGTATGGATGCAGTCTTTATCCCCACAGCTTCTGAAATCTATCCGGAACCAAAGCCTCAGCTCGAAATTAGAATTCCTCACCTAATGAAAAACCTCTGTGCTACTACCAGGCCAGGACACTTCGAGGGGGTACTTCTGGTGATTTCCATTCTATTTCACCTTGTTGAACCCGATTTTGTTTTCTTCGGAAAGAAAGACTTTCAACAGTATTTAATTATAGCTGAATATGCACGAAGTCTTATGTTTTCATTAGAAGTTATCCCGGTAGATACAGTTCGGGAAGAAGATGGATTGGCTATGAGTTCAAGGAATGCAAGACTTTCCGAGCAGGAAAGAAAAGAAGCCGGTTTGATTCCAAGAGCTTTCAAACTTGCAAGAGGACAATATCTAAAAGGAGAAAGAAATGCAAAACTGTTCCGGGAAATTGTCTCTGAAGTTTTATTATCGTCTCCTCTTATAAAAATTGACTACTTAGAAGTTTTGGATTCCAAAACTCTAGAACCCGTTGAGGAAGTAAATGGAGATTCTATACTGGCTCTTGCAGCTTTCGCTGGCTCAGTCCGTCTCATAGATAATATGTTTTTTCGCTCATGAACTCTTTCGTAGAAATATATAGTCAAAAGCTTAAAGAAGCAGGATTTCCCCAGAAATATAAGCAACACGGAACTTTCCAATTCTATGGAGTTGCCCCGGCTGCCTCTTCCTTTTTATCTTCGGCCCTTTTCCACTCCTTAGAGAATACCTCTCTCCTTGTTGTAGCTCCTACTAATACAGAAGCCGAATTTCTATATAGAGAAGCCCTGTCTTTTTGTAAGTATGAATACGTATACTATTTCCCCGGGCCGGAAGTCATTCCTTATGACTATAGTTCCTTAAGTCCATCCGTAAAACGGGATAGGATTCAGGTATTATCCAATATATTAGATAATAAGAAATCTCTAATTTTTACTTCAGCCATAGGGCTTCTTCGCACAGTCCCTTCTCCCAAAATTATCCATGGAAAAGTTATAGAAATAGAAACCAATAAAGATTTCTCCTTGAATCACTTAATTAAAAAACTTGTAGAAAGCGGATACAAGCGAGAAGAGGTTTGTGAACAATTCGGTCAGTTTTCTGTTAAAGGAGGAATACTCGATATTTTTCCTTCGAACTTTTCTGACCCGATTCGATTGGATTTCTTTGGAGACACAGTTGAAGAAATAAAATATTTTGACCCGAATACACAGAAGTCTATCGGTAAAACAAATAAGGTCCGAATCTTACCTGC is a window from the Leptospiraceae bacterium genome containing:
- the hisD gene encoding histidinol dehydrogenase — its product is MPIKVQKTRISDRESYSDVLKRAGEDLQEAIETVKPILSAVKEKGDKALREYTEKFDGVILQNFTISTQKENPEISIELQQAFQKAYENITSFHKAQLRNTLETTISGNHLGIKFTPIHSVAIYAPGGKALYPSSILMGAIPAKVAGVKKINLITPPSKTGEFHPALIYAAKLAGVDTIYTVGGAQAIAAVAYGTETVEKSEFVVGPGNRYVTAAKTYLAGSGQIGIESPAGPSEVLIIADDSARPEWIACDMLSQAEHGEDSPAILVTDSEDLAHKVSVALEDALSRRPKRKEMKEKAIRDQGRIFVFPNIEECIEFSNLYAPEHLEIMTRNYRKDFEKVEHAGSVFLGPYSPVAMGDYISGTNHILPTAGGSRIYSSLGVDTFLKRVTYQEINRESLKDLYPHVKVLSELEGLDEEHGTSVYLRTI
- a CDS encoding pantoate--beta-alanine ligase produces the protein MEILRTRQELRNYIKNQKRKGKTIGFVPTMGFLHEGHITLFKESVKKSDVSIASIFVNPTQFNNPEDFEKYPRNEEEDCKKAKEAGMDAVFIPTASEIYPEPKPQLEIRIPHLMKNLCATTRPGHFEGVLLVISILFHLVEPDFVFFGKKDFQQYLIIAEYARSLMFSLEVIPVDTVREEDGLAMSSRNARLSEQERKEAGLIPRAFKLARGQYLKGERNAKLFREIVSEVLLSSPLIKIDYLEVLDSKTLEPVEEVNGDSILALAAFAGSVRLIDNMFFRS